aaaatacccaatatgtggcagtACAAAACTGCTTATCCACGCAGAGAGAATCGGGAGGAACTGTGTGCTATttccctcctggagcgcagattttgttAGGCTATCTTGcggacatcatatacagagctgctAAGTGCTAGAAGATCAGAACCCCCCTCCCACTCCTCAACCCCGCAAgtaacctcattttggaaattatatcactttgggaatttatctacaggtgtagtgatgattttgactcataggtgttttccagaaacaagaaatAATGGATGtttctgagtgaaaattgcaaaatgccaTTGTATTGTCCAGCTCAAGCTAATGGAGACATACACCCATAAATTAGGAGGTCTGTCATtgctacaaaaatgccaaacatgtggacgctaaacgtGGTTTAGACaaactgtggggctcagaaaggaggggggaATTTGAACTTTGGTAGAGCAAAATTTGCTGAAGTTCTTTTGGGGTGTGAAGAGCTACAGCACTTTTACAGACCCTTTGTACTATTAGTAAAATGGAAGCTACCTCtattgacagacctgagtggggacttattTTGTAAATTGAGTTGaagttttgttgggaacattttacaaaacatttgggatcacatttatcagaCGCTCTATGTTGACCACTTGCTTTGGTGTTTTCATCTTAATCTCTGAgttacgtgattcagatgaaacccccaagggattcattcactataatgaggcaacagaattactctggacttcatctggcctcggttcagtggtgtccttttcagaattgTGGTCAGCACTTTTACGTAATCCTAAAAACACTGACACCGCCGaatcacaggtcagacggtgtctacagtgcctccatctgcctcattatagggaatcttctgccagaggcttCGTCTGAAtcgcgtatttcagagatttacacggaaaccccaatgCAAGCGCTCAGCACAATGCACAGGATAAATGTAAGCTGAGCTTACTGCAATCTATGGGAGGAAGAATGAAAAAATCCACCGTAGGTGAAGTAttggtttttatatttttttacgccgttcctcgtgtggtataagcgaTTAGGTGActgtattcttcgggtcggtgcgattacagctattccagatttatattgggtttttatgtttggctactgtcacacacAGTAACAGACGCTTTTTACttgcaaaaagtagtttttgcatctacatatttttccatattttgacccacagattcaagtgagggcttgtttttttgcgggaggagttgacgtttttaaAAAACAGCAAGTCAGCCTTTTTTTTGGAAGGGAGGGTTATGCCATTttccgtgtggtaaaattgataaggcagttttttgCTTCGTATCAGTATTATTATAGTGATACctcatttacagttaggtccatatatacttagacagagacaacatttttctaattttggttctagacattaccacaatgaattttaaacaaaacaataaagatgcagttgaagttcagactttcagctttcatttgaaggtatccacattaaaattggatgaagggtttaggagtttcagctccttaacctgtgccaccctgtttttttccaCTCCAACTTacgcaacggggacagcgatgataaagtatgcaacctgtaaagcgctgcgaaatatgttagcgctatataaaaaaaataaagattattagaaaAAAAGATCACCCGTGTGTGCGGGCAATCGTGCAGACATAATCCGTCCCCGGTCAGATATCCCCAGGGCACGCGGACGGGATTATTACATtcgatatcagaaaggggttaattttcatGGCCCAttgctataaaattctgtgaaacaccttcagattcatggtgctcaccacacatctagataaattgctTGAGGAGTGtactttacaaaatggggtcacgtgtcatGGGTTTTTACTGCTTAAACACATCAGGGgtgatgcaaacataacatggcACCCTCTATCTACTTCAGCCAATTTGGGGCTCCAAAAGTCGAACGTCACTCTTTCCATGCCAAACCTGCCATATCCCCAAACAgaagtttttcaccacatatggatgaaattgcacaacaaaattgtaAGGTCTATTTttccccgttacccttgtgaaaatgcaaaatctgggtttaaaacaatattttttggggaaaaaaaataaatgtttcatTTTTGCTTCTACATTgctttaattcttgtgaagcacccaaagggttaataaacttattgaatgtggatttgagcactttgaggggtgcactttttaaaATGGTTCACTTGGGTATTTTAttccatatagacccatcaaaagtcacttcaaatctgaTGTGATccccctaaaaaattggttttgtaaattttgttagaaaatgaaaaattgctgatacATTTTTAATACTTATAATTTCATAACAAAACAATGGTTAaacatgatgctgatgtaaagtagattagttctaaatgttatttattaagtattttgtgtggtatgactatctgctcTAAGGGCAGAAAAATTCAAAACTAGAAAGtggtgaaattttcaaactttgtcaaATGTTCGATGTTTTCATAAGTAAAAGCAAACTACATTGACCAAAATATAAAACTAACATGAATACAGCATGTCCTGAAAAAACAATCTgaaaatcactaggatccgttgaagcgttccagagttgttacctcataaaACGGACACTGGTCAGAAATGAAAAACCTGGCCTGGTCAGGGAGGCAAAATCGGGATTGAGGGTGAAAGGGTTAAAACCTCTGTATAGAGTTTCAGAATATGTTGACCCTATAGGAGCAATAAGAATAAACAGAATTACAGAATACCACAGAAAATATTATTGCTTACCTGAGATCTTTTAAATATTTGCAGTGTGTCAACATCTCGCACAGTGACGGCATGAACATCGTTTTGCCCATCATACCAAAATTTGCAAGCGATAAGGTACGCAACTGCTGACAGCTCCTACCAATGCTCACAAGGCAAGAACCTGTAAGTATTCCCGGCAGCTGTGCCAGGGTAAGACTTTGCAAAAAACTAAGTTGACTGATTGCGGCGATATCTTCATCACGCACAGTTTGGGAACGTTTACATGGTGGGTAAGTATTTCGTATTGCAGGATCATTTCGAGGCATAACTGAATAAAAATTAGAGCCAATCAGTTCTAATTGTTGCAAAACTGGTATTTCCTTGAGAAGTTTCCAGAATGCAGACTGTAATTTAAATGTATCTTGCTCTTCAGACATCTTTGGAAAAGAGGGTATTCCAATACGCACCTTTTTGCCAAAGGTATAAGCAGAATTGCTGGGAACAGACTGTCCTGGAGTCTGATAGAGAGTTTTGGTTCTAGTATCTGTTATAGCACACACTGGTAAAGATATCGATCGTAGTTTCTTAAGCTGTGAAAGAATGTCACAAAGATGTACTCCAGATGTAACTGAACTATGGTGGTGTGCTGATGACAAGTTCAAATGTACAAGGTTTGGGCAAGCAGATATTAATCCATCTAAAACTGAACAATCAATTTCATCTTCTGGTTTTCTGAAAGTTAAGTTTGAAATATGGCATAATGTGCATCCCCTCAAATTCAAACTGACAAGGCTTTTGCAGTCTCTTCTACCATTTAAGATTGACTGAGTAAGCTGTTCACCAGAAATCATGCAGCGGCTAAAACTCAAATATGAAGGACAACTAAACTTCATGTGCTGGAGTAATGAAGATCCATTAAGCCAGGATTTTGGTAACTGGAAGGCCTCCAACGTTACATTTTTTGCCATGGATTCAAAGAGATTTTTGGTAGCTCTGCTTTCTGTTAAGCTTCCAGGAACAGATATGAGAAAAGATCTAAGATTTTCCGGAGTACGATCACTAAGAACTGCTAGATACAATCGAACAACCTCTTCATTTATATATCCAGGTGCAAGACGAGCATAAAACAGTCTAAGGTGTTGGTAATGTGGCACATTACTTTCTCCTACCATGAGTTGACCAGACATTACCATTCCTTCACGAGTTCTATCCAATACTTCAAAGTAGAGAAGCAACTTTTCAAGTCTAGTGCAACAGGGCACAACACCATAAGATGGAACAAACAGAGTCTGTTTTAATTCTCTCAAGTGCCCGAGAGTAGTTCTACACTCACTACTCAGCTGTCCAGAGTCAAAACCTGCATTGATGTCAATAGACAACGAACACAAAAAATGAAGATTTGTAAGAATCTTAGACAACCTCAGAGAGGTTATTGAACATCCAGACATATTCAATTTAACAAGTTTCCTACAGCTCGATACAATATCCATGGTAGGGAAGGTCAGCCAGTAGCAATCACTCATATCAAGTTCACAGATCTCTCCAGATATTACTTTAAGCATTTGCTTCACTTGTTCATCTCtagcctgaaaaaaacaaaacataaaaaaacacataaaacaaggcaaaaaataaaattaagatAAACATGTTTTAAATTTTAAGTTATATTATGCTAagtcagacctgggcaaagtgcagcccGCAGGTCACATCCAGTCCTCTGTCTGTTCATGTCCAGCCTGTGGACTGAGTTAGCTGAGGGGCTAAAAACAGTGGCCCAAAAGTCACACCATGCCCTCCCCAGTCTGTTGGCTGGCGCCCAATGTCACCTCTATATGCATAAGCTATGGAGGTCTCATTCCAGACATGGGGAAGCTATAGGGTCTCATGCTAGATGAGAAAAGGCTGTATGGCTctcgtgctggacatggggaggctgtgtggctcacgtgctggacatggggaggccgtGTGGCGACTGCGGCtggacatgatggggaggccatGTGGCGACCCCCGCtggacatgatggggaggccatGTGGTGACCCCCGCTACAAATGATGGGGAGGCCGTGTGGCGACTCCCGCTGGACATGATGGGGAGGCCGTGAGGCGACTCCCGCTGGACATGATGGGGAGGCAGTGTGGCGACTTCCGCTGGACATAATGGGGAGGCCGTGTGGCGACTCCCGCTGGACATGGCGAGGTTATGTGGGGACTCCTGCTGGACATAGAGATGCTATGTGGGGACTGCTGCTGAACAtgggaaggctatgtggggactcctgctggacatggggaggctatgtgggtctcctgCTGGTCAAGGGGATGCTATGTGGGTGCTCCTATGGCATATAGGGGCTGCATGTGTGCTCATATGATATATAAAAGGGGCTATGTGCAAACTGAAACGATATATAggaggatgtcagcatacttaattctgctcaatattgtaataattattttatattaattgtaatatgttaatattaatactgagcagaattaatttcagcctattagtTCAGcgctccacaacagtcacagtctctcatgttGCCCCTTGAGAAAATTAACTGCCCACTCCTGGGCCAGGTTCACAAATGTATAGATGTTCCAGGTTATAATGGCACTGTCGAATGATGGAAGCCAACAGCGTCATGGGATTCATAGGTTTCTGCTTTAGGGTCAGGATTTTTGTAAGCATGCAAAATTTCTCAAGACTGTAGTGTGAGGCCCAGCCTCTGAAAGTAATATAAACAGAGAATTAATAGTGTCTGCAAAATAAATTGTTCACCAATTACACTAACTGTATTAGTACCAAAGAAGAAGCAACCTTTAGTTATCTCTCACCATTATGATTTTAATGCCATGCATTTTTATTTATGCCTAAAGAGTTAGAAGCTGTTTAAAACAAGTTTTCCCACAATGAACAATTTGAAACAATAAGACTGTGTGCCCATGTTGCGTTTAAGCGTTTCCGCCgtgtttttccgcagcggaaacacTTAAATGCTAACAAAGTGCATCCCATTAATTTTAATTGCATCCCGCAATTGCTGTacccatgctgcatatttttccgcagcggaattgcatcgcagtaaaatatgcagcatgttcatttattTTGAGGAATCGCAGCAATTCCgccgccatagacttgtattggaaagCTTGAAATCCGTAAAtattaaaaatgtttgcggatttcaagCACATTTGCGGCAGTTTTGTAGATCAAAACCGCCGCAAAAAGGAATTGACATCATGGGCATCCCATCATGCCATCCCATGAGCATCCCAAAATCCAGGAAGATGAGAATCTCAGATCATTCCAgtcttcctggatgatggctgCTAACATGGACTGGTATGATTGTATAGAGCTGGATGTCCCTTTCATGATCAGTGTGGTAagtaagtgtgcgtgtgtgtgcacgTGCGCGCGTGTGCATGTAACTAGACACAGGCCGATGAGACAACTActcccatcggcctatgtctgTTCCCCTTTAGTAGAAGTAAAGTTAGCGTGCACTCGATCCAAATTCTGAGGTGACGTTGTAATGGACCAATTGGCCCTAATGACAGTATAATATAAATTCAGCGCACACTCATGTAGATTTCATGCTAATTgtataaataataaaatttaaaccaATTTGTGGGAGCAAAATATATAGTAGATGCGATATAAACACGACGTTTCGGCTCTGCCAGAGCCTTAATCACTTTATCGCTGCAAATATAAAAGAAACatatcagaaaaagaaaaaaaggttacAAAAAGGCAGAATTAAATCTTCCCAGTaagcaaaaaataataattaattatAATAGTTTTGTTGTTATGGAGAGAAGTGAGAGCCTGTTTTTCAATCAATGAAAGATTAGAATGTGCAGGAAAAAGACCAAGTTGTTGATGAGAAAGCATTTTGACTTCATGGTCCACTAGTGAGATGAAAGTCTCAGTTGAATGGTATGTGCGTGGAGGACAGAAATTACTAGAAGTACGGAGGCCAAGTGATGAAATTGAGAGCTCAGGAACCGAGATATCACGTGATGGTGATGCCACCTCTCTAGGGGACAACCCAAAGTGAGTTTTTAATCTAATAGTCCGGTAAAAACGCTCAAGATCCTTCGCAAGCTGGAACGAGTCCCATATAGGGATGGGGCAGAAGGATAACCCCTTCTGTAAAAACACAGTTCCGCTGGGGAGAGGAGATAGTTCAAGATGTTGATTACTTAGAGCTACTGGGCACCTTTTACTTATAGTACTTATAGTACTATTGGCGCTATTGCAAAGTCTATTACCTTCATTTGGACAGCATATTAGTCACATCTGGACCACTTGTTTTCCACAGACCTTTATACTACTAGGTGGTTACCTACAATCATCTCAAGAGCAGTGTTGCAGTACTAGGTATTACATTGCTTTTTCCTTTACTCACAATAGATTTTGGGCACTATGGGGAGAACTATCCCTTAATCCGCACCTTATCTATAGTCTGGCTTTGGATTAAAGAAGTCGTCCACTACTataacattttttttcataaatcttgctattatgtgccactgaaaacatccactatgtttattttagcaatattaccttttatcatgctgtagcagcacatcttcagtgctggatccagctctcatggggttaaagacaacttcctttctcctgacttattgtggtctaatactacaagttccatgatgcattgcactggccactaagcccgaacctagcacacccactctaaaacacacccaaacccctccctcctctcttcaaaaagatttgtgatgtcatttcttgtccaacctcctcttttacatttgtccaacccacactctatTACACACAGATGGGTAGATAGCtagacatagataatagatagatagataatagatcgatgatagatagatctatctatcttacctatctctgtatgtatctatttccatagatatgtccatatccatgtttctaaaccccttcacccttggagctttttttttttaggttttttagTTTATCGCTCcaattctttccagagccataatttttccatcaatatggccatgtgagggcttgtcttttgcgggacaagttctacttttgaacgacaccattggttttagcatgttgtgtaacagaaaagtgacaaaaattcaaaatgtgatgaaattgcaaaaaaagtgcaatcccacacttgttttttgcttggcttttttgctaggttcactaaatgaaaaaaaaaaaatcatgtaaatACCCTAAAACTAAAAATaacttattattaacccctttctgacctcggacgggatagtacgtccgaggtcagaagccccgctctgatgcgggctccggcggtgagcccgcatcaaagccgggacatgtcagccgttttgaacagaatcgcgatctgcccgcgcctattaactagttaaatgccgctgtcaaacgcagacagtggcatttaactaccgcttccggccgggcggccggaaatgacggcatcgccgacccctgtcacatgatcggaggtgcttcagtattgtaaccatagaggtccttgagacctctatggttactgatccccggcagctgtgagcgccaccctgtggtcagcgctcacagcacacctccatttctgctacatagcagcgatcagcagatcgctgctatgtagctgagccgatcgtgctgtgcctgcttctagcctcccatggaggctattgaagcatggcaaaagtaaaaaaaaaaaaaaaaaaaaaaagtttaaaaaaaaatgtgaaaaaaataaaaaaaatatataaaagtttaaatcacccccctttcgcctcaatcaaaataaatcaatgaaaaaaaaaaaaatcaaatctacacatatttggtattgccgcgttcagaatcgctcgatctatcaatttaaaaaaagcattaacctgatcgctaaacagcgta
The nucleotide sequence above comes from Ranitomeya imitator isolate aRanImi1 chromosome 7, aRanImi1.pri, whole genome shotgun sequence. Encoded proteins:
- the FBXL18 gene encoding F-box/LRR-repeat protein 18 isoform X3; its protein translation is MESCINPTDLSDEILLQILSYIPCTDLILNVKNTCHKFAALCLDKSLTNSVVLHKQYQARDEQVKQMLKVISGEICELDMSDCYWLTFPTMDIVSSCRKLVKLNMSGCSITSLRLSKILTNLHFLCSLSIDINAGFDSGQLSSECRTTLGHLRELKQTLFVPSYGVVPCCTRLEKLLLYFEVLDRTREGMVMSGQLMVGESNVPHYQHLRLFYARLAPGYINEEVVRLYLAVLSDRTPENLRSFLISVPGSLTESRATKNLFESMAKNVTLEAFQLPKSWLNGSSLLQHMKFSCPSYLSFSRCMISGEQLTQSILNGRRDCKSLVSLNLRGCTLCHISNLTFRKPEDEIDCSVLDGLISACPNLVHLNLSSAHHHSSVTSGVHLCDILSQLKKLRSISLPVCAITDTRTKTLYQTPGQSVPSNSAYTFGKKVRIGIPSFPKMSEEQDTFKLQSAFWKLLKEIPVLQQLELIGSNFYSVMPRNDPAIRNTYPPCKRSQTVRDEDIAAISQLSFLQSLTLAQLPGILTGSCLVSIGRSCQQLRTLSLANFGMMGKTMFMPSLCEMLTHCKYLKDLRLEQPYFPANEKFFLALSHCSYLQRLCVISRNGNFQADAVMSFIHKCQELIMCHLFTGETLTACKSLQSDVIKRFSVDRPALNTTIFPLLHENLAEVIRDVPLMHLDEITLFKSRVAEEPPKLWP
- the FBXL18 gene encoding F-box/LRR-repeat protein 18 isoform X2 — protein: MVRSYAKMESCINPTDLSDEILLQILSYIPCTDLILNVKNTCHKFAALCLDKSLTNSVVLHKQYQARDEQVKQMLKVISGEICELDMSDCYWLTFPTMDIVSSCRKLVKLNMSGCSITSLRLSKILTNLHFLCSLSIDINAGFDSGQLSSECRTTLGHLRELKQTLFVPSYGVVPCCTRLEKLLLYFEVLDRTREGMVMSGQLMVGESNVPHYQHLRLFYARLAPGYINEEVVRLYLAVLSDRTPENLRSFLISVPGSLTESRATKNLFESMAKNVTLEAFQLPKSWLNGSSLLQHMKFSCPSYLSFSRCMISGEQLTQSILNGRRDCKSLVSLNLRGCTLCHISNLTFRKPEDEIDCSVLDGLISACPNLVHLNLSSAHHHSSVTSGVHLCDILSQLKKLRSISLPVCAITDTRTKTLYQTPGQSVPSNSAYTFGKKVRIGIPSFPKMSEEQDTFKLQSAFWKLLKEIPVLQQLELIGSNFYSVMPRNDPAIRNTYPPCKRSQTVRDEDIAAISQLSFLQSLTLAQLPGILTGSCLVSIGRSCQQLRTLSLANFGMMGKTMFMPSLCEMLTHCKYLKDLRLEQPYFPANEKFFLALSHCSYLQRLCVISRNGNFQADAVMSFIHKCQELIMCHLFTGETLTACKSLQSDVIKRFSVDRPALNTTIFPLLHENLAEVIRDVPLMHLDEITLFKSRVAEEPPKLWP
- the FBXL18 gene encoding F-box/LRR-repeat protein 18 isoform X4, producing the protein MADACTAVRSYAKMESCINPTDLSDEILLQILSYIPCTDLILNVKNTCHKFAALCLDKSLTNSVVLHKQYQARDEQVKQMLKVISGEICELDMSDCYWLTFPTMDIVSSCRKLVKLNMSGCSITSLRLSKILTNLHFLCSLSIDINAGFDSGQLSSECRTTLGHLRELKQTLFVPSYGVVPCCTRLEKLLLYFEVLDRTREGMVMSGQLMVGESNVPHYQHLRLFYARLAPGYINEEVVRLYLAVLSDRTPENLRSFLISVPGSLTESRATKNLFESMAKNVTLEAFQLPKSWLNGSSLLQHMKFSCPSYLSFSRCMISGEQLTQSILNGRRDCKSLVSLNLRGCTLCHISNLTFRKPEDEIDCSVLDGLISACPNLVHLNLSSAHHHSSVTSGVHLCDILSQLKKLRSISLPVCAITDTRTKTLYQTPGQSVPSNSAYTFGKKVRIGIPSFPKMSEEQDTFKLQSAFWKLLKEIPVLQQLELIGSNFYSVMPRNDPAIRNTYPPCKRSQTVRDEDIAAISQLSFLQSLTLAQLPGILTGSCLVSIGRSCQQLRTLSLANFGMMGKTMFMPSLCEMLTHCKYLKDLRLEQPYFPANEKFFLALSHCSYLQRLCVISRNGNFQADAVMSFIHKCQELIMCHLFTGETLTACKSLQSDVIKRDESWLDKVMAVCAG
- the FBXL18 gene encoding F-box/LRR-repeat protein 18 isoform X1, giving the protein MADACTAVRSYAKMESCINPTDLSDEILLQILSYIPCTDLILNVKNTCHKFAALCLDKSLTNSVVLHKQYQARDEQVKQMLKVISGEICELDMSDCYWLTFPTMDIVSSCRKLVKLNMSGCSITSLRLSKILTNLHFLCSLSIDINAGFDSGQLSSECRTTLGHLRELKQTLFVPSYGVVPCCTRLEKLLLYFEVLDRTREGMVMSGQLMVGESNVPHYQHLRLFYARLAPGYINEEVVRLYLAVLSDRTPENLRSFLISVPGSLTESRATKNLFESMAKNVTLEAFQLPKSWLNGSSLLQHMKFSCPSYLSFSRCMISGEQLTQSILNGRRDCKSLVSLNLRGCTLCHISNLTFRKPEDEIDCSVLDGLISACPNLVHLNLSSAHHHSSVTSGVHLCDILSQLKKLRSISLPVCAITDTRTKTLYQTPGQSVPSNSAYTFGKKVRIGIPSFPKMSEEQDTFKLQSAFWKLLKEIPVLQQLELIGSNFYSVMPRNDPAIRNTYPPCKRSQTVRDEDIAAISQLSFLQSLTLAQLPGILTGSCLVSIGRSCQQLRTLSLANFGMMGKTMFMPSLCEMLTHCKYLKDLRLEQPYFPANEKFFLALSHCSYLQRLCVISRNGNFQADAVMSFIHKCQELIMCHLFTGETLTACKSLQSDVIKRFSVDRPALNTTIFPLLHENLAEVIRDVPLMHLDEITLFKSRVAEEPPKLWP